CGCCGGCGAGAGCCCGCTCGGCCGCCGCATCGCCCAGGCCGGCGGCGATTCCACGCAGTGGGGCGAGATCGTGGGCGTGGTGGCCGACATCCAGTCCGTCTTTCCCGAGCCGAGCGCGTCCAGCTACCAGCTCTACCAGCCGATGGCGCAGGAGCCGCGGCGCTTCAACGAGATCGCCGTCCGCACCGCGGGCATCGCACCGGCGAGCCTCGTCGGCCCCATCCGCACCACCATGGCCTCGCTCGACCCGGACCTGGCTGTGCGCCAGCTCCAGCCCGCTCCCACCACCATCGCGCGCGCCAACTACCAGCTCGGCGTGCTGGCGAGCGTGCTCTCCGCGCTGGCGGCGCTCGGTCTGGGCCTGGCGTCGCTGGGCATCTACGGTGTCATCTCGCGCACCATGGCCCAGCGCCGCGGCGAGTTCGGCATCCGCCTCGCGCTGGGCGCCCAGGCGGGCGACATCACGCGCTTGGTGCTCACGTCCGGCGCCAGGCTCGCGCTCGCCGGCTCGGCCATCGGCCTGCTCGGCGCCTTCGGCATCACGCGCCTCATCGCGGCATCGTTCCCGAACATGCCCACCAACGGCGCCGCCGTCCTGGGCGGCGTCACCTTCCTGCTCGTGACCATCGCCCTCGTCGCCTGCTATCTCCCCGCCCGCCACGCCTCCAGGATCGCCCCCGCGGAGACGCTGGTGTCGCAGTAGCCGGCCCACCTGTTCATCGAAGGAGCTCGTCCTGCTCTGCATCTCGTAGAGTCCGCCGATCGCAGCCATCGATCCTTCCGCTCCGCCAGGACGACGAATCACCTTCCGGGCCCCGAGCGGCTGGGCGATGGCCGCGCCGCTCGGGGCCGAGTCCGCTAATTCGCTCCGTCGCGGTGGCGGTGGTCGGATGGCAGCGGGCTTACGGAGAACACCAGGTACGGCCTGCGCGAGAGGCCGCCCGAGATCGAGGCCGGGTAGCCCGCGTCGAGGCGGAGGATGCCCCGCGCCCGACGCGCCGGGACGAGCTGGAGCGTGGTGCCGAGGACGAGCGTGCCCAGCCGCTCCCGCCCGTCGCCCGCGGCCTCCCACCGCAGCGAGCCGGCACTGAAGAGGCCGGCGTCCAGCCCCCACGCGCGATTCAGCGCCGCCACGGGCATCGTCCGCTCCAGCGACGCGACGGCGATGCGGCGGGCGAGGCGCAGCTCGCGCGGGAACAGGGTGCGCGTCACGTCGGGCGTCGCAAGGCCGCGGACGTCGGGGTCGGGGTTCACCAGCAGCTCGCCGCCCAGCGTCGCCGTCCATCTCCCGGTCCCGGCACGGCGCACGGCGGTGAGCAGCCCGCGCGCGTTCGCCGCGTCGATGCGCTCGTTGCCCAGGTAGCCCGACGTCCACGCGTCGGCGCTCAGCAGCGTCGAGCGGCCCGGCAGCCACACGCGCCCCGCCCAGCCGTCCACATGCACCACCGCCCGCCGCGAAGCCACGTCCACGCCGGGCCCCACCAGGATCTCGCTCTCCAGCCCGTGCGGCACGTCCACCAGCACGCCCGGGCGCAGCAGCCACGTCACCGTGTCCCACCGCGCCGTGCGGCGGGCGATGCCGAAGTCCAGGGCGGCGTAGCTGCGCCGCACGTTTGCCGGGCCCACCAGCGTGTCTCCGAAGCCGGAGGCCAGCCGCGTGTGCTCGACCTCTGCGCCGGCGAGCAGCAGGGTGACGCCCGCCTCGGACGCGCGGACGCGCACGCCGCCCAGGAAGGCGGCGTTCTCGCGCAGGAACGAGCGCCCGCGGTCCGGCGTGGCCAGCACCGAGCGCCGCAGCCGCAGCTCGGCGGTGCGGCGGTCGAAGACGCTGCGCTCGGCCGTGCCCAGGCGGGCGGCCACGTCCCTGCCGTCGCGGAACGTCGCGACCCCCAGCGTGCCGGACAGGTTGGAGCCGGCGATGAACGGCGCCGCCAGCGTGACGCCCACGCCCATGCGCTGGTTGCGCATCTCCAGGCGCGCGCCCACCTCGTTGCCCGTGCCCATCAGGTTGCGCTCCTGCACGCCCACGCCCGCGCCGCCGCCGCGCACGCTCACCCGCGGCTGCGTGCTCCACGTGTCGCGCGTGGCCACGACCAGGTCCACGCCGCCTGCCCCGGCGCACCGCCTGGCGCTGATGCGCACGTCGTCCAGGTAGCGAAGCTGCCGTAGCCGCCGCAGCGACTCGGCCACGGCCAGGCTGTCCACCGTGTCGCCCGCCGCGAAGAGCAGGCGCCGCCGCACCGTGGACTCGCGGGTGCGCACGTGCAGGCGCCCCAGCACCCGGGCGGCGCCGGGCAGGTCCGCCGGGGCCTGCGTCTGCACCGCCACGGAGAAGATACGCGCCCCGGACAGGGCGCCCAGCCCGGTGCGCGACTCCGTCTCGGTGCACTCCTGTGCCGCCGCCCGCGTGCAGGCGAGCACGGCGCAGGCCAAGGCGAGCGGGATGAGGAGCGGCGTGGCTTTCATACGGGTACCGCGGGTTCCGCGGGCCGCCTCCGCGAGCGCGTCCGCGCCCACGGCTGGCCGGCCGGCTGAGGTGTCGTGCCCCTCGCCACCGTGCATCTTTCGGGCCCTTCCGACGCGAACCCGATGCACCGTAAGTTGTTATCTTCGCGTAATCTACCCACTCTGCACACCCGGACGGGCGGGCAAGGTCCGAACCTGGTCTCGCCCGCCGCTGGACGCTACTTCCCGCGCCTCCGATCCGCCTACGCCGCCCTCGCCCCGGGCCCGGCCACGTCCCGCTTGGTCACCGAGAGATAGACGACCAGCGCGAGGATGGTGACGAGGAAGAGCGCGCTCGTGCCCACCGTGCCCAGCCCCAGGCCGCCATCCTTCGGAGCCTGCGACAGGTAGTCGCCGATGGAGGCGCCCAGCGGCCGCGTGAGGATGTAGGCGAGCCAGAAGGCGAGGATGCCGTTCATCCGCAGCCGGAAGTGCGCGACGGCCACGACGGCGATCAGCCCGGCGAACATCGCGGCAGACAGCAGGTAGCCCACCTGCATGCGCTCCGCCACCAGGTCGCCCGCCGCCGTGCCCAGCGCGAAGGTGAAGAGGATCGCCAGCCAGTAGAACGCCTCGCGCCGGGTGGTCTGGATGGTGTGCACCGACAGCGTCCTCTCCTTCGCGTACCAGATCGCGAACGTAGCGGCCAGCAGCGCGCTGAATACCGCCGTCGACGCCACCAGCGAGACGCCCAGGCTGTCCGTCAGGTTGTCGGTGATCAGGGTGCCCACCACGCTGAGGAGCACCACCGCCAGCCAGTAGAGGCCGGGGATGTACCGCCGGGCCCTGAATTCGAAGAAGAGGGTCACCAGTAGCAGCCCGCCCATCAGATACGTCGTGTTGGTCAGGCCCAGGTTCAGGTTCACGTTCAGGTAGTCGGCGAACGTCTCGCCCACCGTGGTGCACAGGACCTTGATCAGCCAGAAGTACAGCGTGATCTCGGGCACCTTGTTCAGCATCTGCCGGCCGGCTTCGGCCGCCGGGTTCCGCGGCGCAGCGTCGTTCATGGCCACCTTCAGTGCGTTGTGGGGCGGATCGCCGTCGATCCCGTCCCGGACGGATGCGGCCGCCGGAGGATACCCGGACCGGTCTCCATCCGCGCCGGGAATCGCGGCGTTCGACGACGTCGTCTCTCAATCATCGCACCGCGTACATTGCGGCAGGATAACCGAGGGGAATCGGGCGATGCGCTTCCGCCGGTCCGCCGGGCATCGAATCGGACGATCATCTGCATCCGATCGACACCTCTGCGGATCGACAGAGCACACAAACGTATCGAGCCCGCTCCCCGTCATCGGGAAGCGGGCTCGATACGTCGGCGTCGCCGGCCGCGCGGGACCTGCTCTGCTACCCCTGCGCCTGCGCCGCCTTCATCAGGTCGAACATGGGGAGGTACATGGCGACGACCATGCCGCCGATCACCACGCCCATGACCACGATCATGATGGGCTCCAGCACCGAGGTCAGCGCCGTCACGGCCGTGTCGACCTCGTCGTCGTAGAAGTCGGCGATCTTGCTCAGCATCTCGTCCAGGCCGCCCGTCTGCTCGCCCACGTTGATCATCTGCACCACCATGGGCGGGAAGACGCCCGAGGCCTTGAGCGGCTCGCTGATGGTGGCGCCCCCGGCGATGGAGGCGCGGCTCGCCATGACCGCGTCGTGGATCACGCGGTTGCCAGACGTGCGCGCCGTGATCTGCAGGCCCTCCAGGATGCTCACGCCCGACGAGACCAGCGTGCCCAGCGTGCGCGTGAAGCGCGACACGGCCGACTTGCGGAGCAGGTCGCCCAGCACCGGCATCTTCAGCATCAGCCGGTCGATCACCAGCTGCCCGTTCTCGGTGCCGTAGTACCGCTTCAGCAGGTAGAGCGCGATGCCGACGCCGATGAACATGAACAGGATGTAGCTCTGCAGGAAGCTGCTGGCCGCCAGCACCACGCGGGTGGGCATGGGCAGCTCCAGGCCGGCGTCGGTGAAGATGCCGGCGAACACGGGCACCACCTTCCACAGCAGCACCGTGGTGGCGATGATCACCACCGCCAGCATCACGCCGGGGTAGGTCATGGCGCCCTTGATCTTGCGCATCAGGGCGTCGTTCTTCTCCAGGAACACCGCCAGGCGCAGCAGGATGGTGTCCAGGATGCCGCCCGCCTCGCCCGCCGCCACCATGTTCACGTACAGGTCGGTGAACACCTTGGGGTGCTTGCCCATGGAGTCGGCCAGCGTCTGGCCGCTCTGGATGTCCTGGAGCACCTGCGAGATCACGGCCTGGAAGGGCTTGTTCTCGGTCTGCTCGGCCAGGATGGTGAGGCTCTGCACCAGCGGCAGGCCGGAGTTGATCATCGTCGCGAACTGGCGGGTGAAGATCACCACGTCGCGCGTCTTGATCCCCGTGCCGATCTGGAACTTCAGGTCCTTGGGCTTGGCCTTGACCCGCACCGGCATCAGGCGCTGGCGGCGCAGCCACCCGATGACCTCGTCCTGCGTGGGCAGGTCGATCTCGCCGGTGGTCAGCTCGCCCGTGGCCGACCGGGCGCTGTAGTTGAAGACGGGCATCTGCGTCTCGGGTTACGCGGGAACCGGCTCTCCGACGGCGCGGAGGAACTCGGCCTGGTCGGACGAGTGCTTCAGGCACTCCTCCAGGGTCACCTCGCGCTGCATGTACAGCTGGTACAGCGCGTCGTTCAGCGTCTGCATGCCGTGCTTCTTGCCGGCCTGCATGATGGAGTAGATCTGGTGCACCTTGTCGTCGCGGATGCAGGCGCGGATGGCCGGCGTGCACACCATGATCTCGGCCGCCATGCTGCGGCCGCGGCCGCGCGCCTTGGGCAGCAGCTGCTGCGTGAGCACGCCCTCCAGCACGAATGCCAGCTGCGCGCGGATCTGCGACTGCTGGTGCGCGGGGAAGACGTCGATCACGCGGTTGATGGTCTCGGCCGCGCTGTTCGTGTGCAGCGTGGCCAGGCACAGGTGGCCCGTCTCGGCGATAGTGAGGGCGGCCTGGATCGTCTCCAGGTCGCGCATCTCGCCCACCAGGATCACGTCGGGGTCCTGCCGCAGCGCGTACTTGAGCGCCGCCCCGAAGCTGCGCGTGTCGGCCCCCACCTCGCGCTGGTTCACCATGCACCCCTGGTGGCGGTGGATGAACTCGATGGGGTCCTCGATGGTGAGGATGTGGCCGCGCCGCTCCTTGTTGATCTTGTCCAGCATCGCCGCCAGCGTCGTGCTCTTCCCCGAGCCCGTGGGGCCGGTCACGAGGACGAGGCCGCGCGGCTTCTCGGCCAGCTTCTGCACGATGGGGGGAAGGCGCAGCTCCTCGAACGTCTGGATCTTGAACGGGATCTGCCGCACCGCCAGCGCCACGCAGCCGCGCTGGCGGTACACGTTGCCGCGGAAGCGCGCCAGGTTCTGGATGCCGAACGAGAAGTCCAGCTCGTCCTCGGTCTCGAACCGCTTCTTCTGGTTCTCGGTGAGGATCGAGTAGGTGAGCTGGAGCGTGTCCTTGGGCGTCAGGATGTGGTTGGTGCCGCTGTCGGTGATGTTGCCGTCCACGCGCAGCTTGGGGCGCTCGCCCGCGGTCACGTGCAGGTCCGAGGCGCCGCGCTCGATCATCTCCTCGAGCAGCGCGCGCAGGTTCACGCCCGTGGGGGCGGCCGCGGGCTGGGTGGTGCTGGTGGTCATCTTCTCACGGAGTTCGAGAGGCGGGGCGCCGCGCCCGTGCGGCGTGGGCTACCCGGCCGTCTCCTTCAGGACTTCTTCGAGCGTGGTGACGCCGCGCGCCACCTTCTTCATGCCGTCCATGCGCAGCGTCAGCATCCCCTCGCTGATCGCCTGGTCCTGCAGCTCGGCCGTGGAGCAGCCCTGCAGGATCATGCGGCGCAGCGTGGCCGACATCGCCATCACCTCGTACAGGCCCTGCCGGCCCTTGTAGCCCGAGCCGCCGCACGCGTCGCACCCCTTGCCGCGGTAGAAGGTGATCCCCTCCACGTCGTCGTCGGTCAGGTTGGCGGCGGCCAGGTACTCCGGCGGGTAGGTGACCGGCTCCTTGCAGCCGGAGCAGATGCGGCGCGCCAGGCGCTGCGCCGTGATCAGGTTCACGGCCGAGGCCACGTTGAACGGCTCGATCCCC
The window above is part of the Longimicrobiaceae bacterium genome. Proteins encoded here:
- a CDS encoding type II secretion system F family protein is translated as MPVFNYSARSATGELTTGEIDLPTQDEVIGWLRRQRLMPVRVKAKPKDLKFQIGTGIKTRDVVIFTRQFATMINSGLPLVQSLTILAEQTENKPFQAVISQVLQDIQSGQTLADSMGKHPKVFTDLYVNMVAAGEAGGILDTILLRLAVFLEKNDALMRKIKGAMTYPGVMLAVVIIATTVLLWKVVPVFAGIFTDAGLELPMPTRVVLAASSFLQSYILFMFIGVGIALYLLKRYYGTENGQLVIDRLMLKMPVLGDLLRKSAVSRFTRTLGTLVSSGVSILEGLQITARTSGNRVIHDAVMASRASIAGGATISEPLKASGVFPPMVVQMINVGEQTGGLDEMLSKIADFYDDEVDTAVTALTSVLEPIMIVVMGVVIGGMVVAMYLPMFDLMKAAQAQG
- a CDS encoding PilT/PilU family type 4a pilus ATPase, producing the protein MTTSTTQPAAAPTGVNLRALLEEMIERGASDLHVTAGERPKLRVDGNITDSGTNHILTPKDTLQLTYSILTENQKKRFETEDELDFSFGIQNLARFRGNVYRQRGCVALAVRQIPFKIQTFEELRLPPIVQKLAEKPRGLVLVTGPTGSGKSTTLAAMLDKINKERRGHILTIEDPIEFIHRHQGCMVNQREVGADTRSFGAALKYALRQDPDVILVGEMRDLETIQAALTIAETGHLCLATLHTNSAAETINRVIDVFPAHQQSQIRAQLAFVLEGVLTQQLLPKARGRGRSMAAEIMVCTPAIRACIRDDKVHQIYSIMQAGKKHGMQTLNDALYQLYMQREVTLEECLKHSSDQAEFLRAVGEPVPA